The sequence AAGGATATCTAGCCTCCTCTGGGGGTTCTGTATTTGAACTGACTCTTGACGATTCTAGCAGCGGTTACAAAATACAGCCGCAAGAGAAAAAGACCCTTTATTACTTAACAGAAATCCCCTCCTATATGAAGACCGATAATATGGCATTGCTGTTTGCCCAAGAAGACACCACTTTAAAAATAGATCTTCCTGTCGTTTCCTATAAGCTGCCTGCAGCGGCTACTCCAAACCTCTCTGTAGCAGCCAATGCGATTAAGAAGCTTACAATCAACAGCAATACGGTTGAGACACAGCTAAAGAGCGCTAAAGTATATTCAGAAGATGATACCGCCAAGTGGACACTGCAATTCCGAGTGAAAAATAGCGGCAATAAAGCGGTGACTCTGCCTGCCTACGAATTTGTAGTCAAAGCCGTTGAAGGCTACAGCTTTCCGGTAGATACTACGGATTTTGCCAGCCTGACGCTAAAACCTCTTGAAGAAAAAACTATCATACTGAACGTCGATATTCCCTTAAAGCTGAACCAGGGCACACTGCAATTACAAATGACTGAGCCAGCGGTCACAGACAAGATTATTTTCCCAACGGCCTATTACCAGATCCCTTATTCCCTGCAAACCAACAATTCACTTGCTACGGAATACAGCGTAGAGAACAGCCATGGAACGTTCGGAGTAACCCTGGATTCTATTCAGAGACTGCCTTGGTCGGATGAAGATCAGGTGGTAGCCAAGATCAGCGTCCGCAACACGAAATCTACTTCCGTACAGCTTCCGACTCTTACAGGTGTCATTAAGGCTGGAGACAGCGACTTCAGCAGCACCACTCAGGTCGTAACCACAAGTACACAGACCATTCTGGGTCCGAATGAAACGACTGACTTATATGTTAAAGCCAACCTTCCTTATGCCTATAATTATCAGCAGTTGAAGATTATACTGCAGGAAACTGCCAACAACGTAACCACGAACTTCCTTTCGCTCAACACGACACAGCTGGATAATAACATCGAATCCTTAGCTGTAGGCAGTACCTTCCATATCGACATTACAGGCAAAAAAGCTGCGGTGCTGGAACGTCGAACAACCGTATATAGCGGCAGCAGCTCCAACCTGATGTACACTGAGCTGGAAATGAACAATGAAGAGTCACGCAAGTCAGATCAGGCACAGCTTGTTGCTTATTACAAAACACCAGACAATCAATATTACGAAGCAGAAGTCAGTCAGTCGACAACTGCTACCAGTCCGAACGGTAAAAATCTAGTAACCATCTGGAGCAAACTCCCGCTTAATGTGGATACCTCCCAACTGGTACTTTATATTGGCGAAGGCATAGCTGACGGAAAACTGACTGCTCTTGGCGGCACATCGACTGGTTATATCAACACGGTGGGATTATCACTTAATAAAACATCGGTAACTCCGCTTGCCAGTCTGCTAAGTCTGGAACTGTTCCCTTACAGCCTCGCCGTTACTGGTATTACTGGCACTCTAAATGAAGGTAAGGATACATTAAATATGGTTATGACCTATAACCTGTCCAAGACTGGTATCTACGAAGCAGGCACTTACGAACATAAGCTTGTGATGGAGGTAGTTGACCCTTATGGACAATCTCTTGAGAAGACTTTAACAATGGGCACCGACCTAACGGTAGGCAATTTCAAATCCTATGCAACAACGTTTAACAGTAATCTTTACAAGACGTTAACCGGAGGGAATATCCGCGTCAATATTTACGACGAGTTCCAGGGTGAGCGAATTCTGCTGGGTACTCAAAACTATAACCTCACTTACGAGGCTACGCCAAAGTCGGCAACTACAGAGAATACAGATACCACTACTGATACTGACACCAGCACCAACTAAGTGTTATATGCCAAGAAATCTGATAGATATGTGGAGGATAGAAATGAAGAAGAAAAAAGTGTTGCTCTGGACGATTGGGGTAGTGGCTGTAGTGACGGCTGGACTGCTGGTGTATACGTTTCTTCCCGATAAAAATAGTCAGGCTGCTGAAGTACCCGTTAATACAGCTACAGTTACGAAAGGTGATATTGTTGTCAGTGTATCCGGAGCCGGAGCCGTAACGGCTACCGAGACTAGCAAAGTTAAAACGAAGGATTCCGGAAAAGTAGCAGAGGTTCTTGTTGAACAAGGAGATGTCGTCAAGAAAGGTCAGACTCTGATCACCTTCGAAGGCGATGATCTAAGCGACAATCTTACCCAAGAGAAAACCTCCCTTCAATCGCTTCAGTCTGATCTTGAAGATAAGCAGGAGTCATACAAGAAGCTGGCACAGGCCGGAGCTTCAGAGGATGATCTATCTACAGCTAAACGTTCGATTGAAAAAGCAAAAACAGACATCACTACCCAAATCGAAAAAATAGCCTCTGTAGAGGAAGATATGGTCCCTCCCGATGCGCTGACCGCTCCGATCGACGGAACTATAACTGTAGTTAATATCGCTAGTGGTGAACAAGCCATGGATGGCTCTGAGCTGATCGACATTACCGATTACGCCAACCTGAGCGTCATTGTGCAAGTAGATGAATTGGACATTCCTACTGTTAAGGAAGGTATGCCAGCCACCATTACATTGGATGCCCTCCCAGATAATGAATTTAAGGGAACTGTCACGGATATTGCTGAGGAAGGTGTAACCACAAACGGTGTGTCCCTATTCGATGTTACAGTGGGCTTAACAACATCTGAAAGTGCCCGTGTAGGGATGTCCGCTGAAGTTTCCATCACAACAGCAGAGAAAAAGGATGTATTACTCGTACCTATTGAAGCTGTTCAGGAAAGAAACGGCACACATACTGTAGCCATACCAGTAGCAGCCGGAACAGCTACCGGAACAACTGGAGCCCCAGGTGCTGCAACCGATGAGGGCCAGGCACCTATGCCTAGCGGCGCTCCTGGTGCTGCTGAAGGCGGGGTTATGCCTAGTGGTGCGCCAGGTGCTGCTGGCGGCGCGATGTCTGGCGGAACAGGTACCGGCGGTACTGGTAGTGGAACGGGTTATGGTGGGACACGCACACGCGGTAGCGGTACTGGTAGTGGGACGGGTTATGGCGGAACACGCACGCGAGGTACTGGCGGCGTTATGCCTAGCGGTGCACCTGGTGCTGCTGGCGGAACAGCTTCTTCCACAGGCAATAAGGACCAATGGGCAGGGGGCAGCAGCGCTCAGTCAGGAGGAACACGTGGCACTGCTAATCAGCAGATGGTTACTGTAGAAGTGGGCATTCATGATGAGAGCAGCATTGAAATTGTCAGCGGACTTAGTGAAGGGGACGAAGTCATTATTCCTACCGTAATCTCTACTAACACTGGTACAGCAGCCACTGAAGTACAAACCCCAGGAGGCATGGGCGGATTTGGCGGTACTGGTGGCGGGTTTAGCGGCGGTACTGGTGGTGGCTTTAGTGGAGGTACCGGAGGTGGCGGTGGTTTTAGCGGAGGTGGCGGTAGATGAGTGCTTCAGAACCGCTTATCCAAGTTAACAACATGACCCACGGTTACAAAATGGCTGGTGAGACAATGACGGTACTGAAGGATTTGAGCTTTACGATTGATTTTGGCGAATTTGTAGCCATCATTGGCCCTTCAGGTTCCGGTAAATCCACGCTGATGAACATGCTCGGCTGTCTGGATATTTCCGATGAAGGAAGTTATCTTCTGGACGGACAGGAGGTCCGAAAGTTATCCGACAATAAGCTCGCGGCGATCCGCAATGAGAAGATCGGCTTTATCTTCCAAAGCTTTAACCTGCTGCCCAAGCTATCTGCTGCTGAGAATGTGGAACTGCCGCTTATCTATCGCGGTCTTTCCCACCGGGAACGAAAACAGCTGGCACATGAAGCTCTAGTTAAAGTAGGTCTGGAGGATAGAATGCACCATCGGCCTTCTGAGCTTTCGGGTGGTCAGCAGCAGCGCGTGGCAATAGCACGGGCGATGGCGGGTTCTCCCCCTATTCTGCTTGCTGATGAACCCACCGGAGCGCTCGACACGCGGACCGGACAAGAAGTCATGCAAATGATTCAAGAATTGAACAAACAGGGTCACACCATCATCTTGATTACACATGACCTAGAAATTGCCAACCAAGCGAAACGTATTATTCGTATACAGGACGGCAACCTCGTTGAGGATCGGAGGAATGCTAGGTGAAATTGTATCAAAGTATGAGGATGGCGTTAAAGAGCATCAGCAGTAGTAAAGTAAGAGCTTTTCTAACGATGCTGGGTATTATTATCGGTGTGTCGTCTGTCATCATACTCGTTTCTGTAGGCCAGGGTACTACTTCACAGATCACAGAGCAGTTAAACGGACTCGGTACGAATCAGCTAACCGTGAACATTACGGGTCGTGGAGCAACAACCTCGCTTACCTATAAGGAGGCATTGGCGCTCGGGGATATTGAAGGTGTCGAGAATGTCGCGCCTGTGATCACCGGCAACGTTACAGCCAAGCATAATACTGATAATGTAAGTGTCTCTGTCGAGGGAATTACTCCCTCGTATGAAGATGTTAAGGATTTTCACGTGCAGGCTGGACGCTTTTTGCTCGATATTGATACAGAATATCGACAAAAAGTTGCTCTGATCGGCTCGAGCACAGCGGAAGATTTGTTCGGTACCGATAGTCCTGTAGGTCAAAAGGTTCAATTGAACGGAATTAGCTATAAAATAGTCGGTCTGCTGGAAACGAAGGGCTCCAGTCTTAATAGTTCCAACGACGATAAGATTCTGATTCCTATCTCCACAGCGGAACGCCAACTGCAGAGCAAAGGAGTTCGCTCCATCACGGTTGCTACAACGACTGCGGACACTGTAACGACAGTCAAGGATAAGTTGGAAAGCTTGCTGAATGTCAAATTCAATAATGCGGATAACGCCTTTACTGTATTTGACTCTCAGGAAATGCTGGAAACAGTGAATTCCACTACGGATACACTTTCTATGGCATTGGCTGGTATCGCCGGTATTTCCTTGTTCGTTGGCGGCATCGGAATCATGAATATCATGATTGTATCCGTCAATGAAAGAACCCGAGAAATCGGTATCCGCAAAGCCATAGGCGCCAAAAAATTCGATATTCTGGCCCAGTTCATGATCGAGTCCATCGTGCTCAGCGGCTTGGGTGGATTCATCGGAGTCGGGATTGGCGTTGGCGGCAGTTGGCTACTTGGAAAGTACTCTCCACTTACGGTATCCATTGCCTGGGACATGGTACTTATCTCTTTCATTTTTTCCTTGTTAATCGGTGTGATCTTCGGTATGATGCCGGCTAACAAAGCCGCACGGTTACGTCCAATTCATGCCTTGCGCAACGAATAAACCTCACCTAAATAAGCAGCAAAATCTAGCAATACTCCAAAAAACTGTCCCTGTCATCTTTATGACTGTGGACAGTTTTTTTATATCTTAGAGTGTATCGTTTGCGATAAGTCTGGGTAATAAGACTCAAGGGTTTGAATATGATAGAGGCAATAGTACATACATAGTTCTTTGTAATTACATCAAAATATCCATATTTACCATATTAAAGTATTTATTGTTCATCCTTCTACGATATCATTATTATTATATGTCAGGTAATTGCTCTATATATGGGACGTCCTATATACTTGATAATAAGAAGCCACGGACTCACATATGAATGATGTATTCTCCCTTGCCTTCTCACAGATAGATTGCTTCCGAATGCTCATAGTAACGGTGCGATAAGATTGTCATAAGTCTTATGCGGGGAGAGGATAACAGTGACTGGTTTCGCAGAGGTCAAAATAACACGCAGATTAATCCTTTTGTTCGCTGCTATCTCAATTTTGCTGGTTGGCATCAGCGTTGCCTCCTTATTGTACCTGAACTATACGATCAATAAATTATCTGAATCCTTATATGATGATGTATTCCAGAACTCTGAGCTCATCCTAAACGCCGATCGTGATCTTTATCAAGCTGCGGTTGCACTTCATACCGCAATGAATCCAAACACTACAGAAGCAGAACTAAAAGAGCTGGCACAGCTATTTGATGATAATAATACCCAGATTGAGGAACGCGTGAATACAGCCAAATATAATATCAATGCTATCGAGAAACCCTATAATGTAATGACCCAGGGTGAACTTCAACTCACTGAGCTTAAACAGGAGCTTTCTTCCTTCGAAGCCTCCTTCGGGAAATGGAAGGATACGGGTAGCACGCTGATTTCCAGTCGATCTCAAGAGGGTTGGGACCCGGCCTCATTCTCCGCGGTTCTCACCAATACACAGCTGAATGACATCCGTAGCAGACTGGATAAATCCGAAGATTTGATCGACAGCTATGCACAAGAAGTAACAACCGTATTTCATGATAAAAAAAGCTCGCTTTTTGCGCTATACTCCCTGCTCTTGTTTCTGCTGATTCTGGTAATTATTTATCTGGGTCGTAAAATTATTGCGCTCCAAGGTGAAATGCAGGAAGAGCAAACACTGTACCAGCTGATCGGTGAGACGATGTCCGACTATATTATATTAACTGACCCTAATGGACTGATTATATATGCCTCCCCTTCACACTTGAGCATTCTCGGGTATATCCCCAAAAAAGGGGAACCGCTCTCAAATTACATCCGTGAGCCAGAGATTTCCTGGGCTAAATTGAAGAGTGTAGTTCAAGGAACACCACGTGAGTCCGAGCTGCGCATGCGTGGGGCTGAGGGGCATTGGGTATGGCTTGAAACCAAAGTAACGCCGATTACGGGCAGTCGTTCGCTCGCAGCGCAATTTATGCTCGTTTCTCGTGAAATTACACAACGGAAACAGTACGAAGAGCGGCTGCATAAGCTAGCCTTTTATGATCATTTGACCGCAATCCCCAATCGAGCCCATTTCAAAATGTATATGGAGAATCTCATTTCCCAGCCAGAGGAACATCAGCAGGAAATTGCCTTGGCGTTGCTTGATTGTGACAGGTTCAAGCAGCTAAACGATACACTGGGACATCTGGCTGGAGACGAATTCCTGCAGATTCTCTCACGCGAACTGCAACAGACAGTCAAAGGGGCAGGACAAGCATTTCGAATTGGTGGTGACGAGTTTGCAGTCGTCATTCACCGTTTCAACAATCCAGACCTTCTGGATGAAGTCCTGAGCCGTCTGCTGCAGCTCTTCAGCAAATCATGGCCCATTAACAATGGTTCCAGCTTTCTTACTTCAGCAAGTATTGGTGTGGCTCTGTACCCTCAACATGGCCGCAGTATTAATGAACTGCTGCGTGCCGCTGATTTGGCTATGTACCGTTCCAAAAAAAACGGTGGCAATGAAGCTAATCTTTATGATAAACGTATGGATGAAGAAGTTTCCGACCAGACCATTGAGCAAAATTAAGCCTTTTATAAAACAACAACAAGTGTTTTAGCAACTATTCATCCATTCAAGTCTTGTTCCATAGAAAAGGGGATGCACAGCAGCCATTTACCATGGTTGTTGGACATCCCCCTATTTATTCCTACTTAACTAGTTAACTTCAGATCATCATCCGCCGCTTCATTACTTTTCTGTTCGCGGTCCCGGATCAGTACTTTGATAACTTCTTCATCACTGGA comes from Paenibacillus sp. 19GGS1-52 and encodes:
- a CDS encoding efflux RND transporter periplasmic adaptor subunit, with protein sequence MKKKKVLLWTIGVVAVVTAGLLVYTFLPDKNSQAAEVPVNTATVTKGDIVVSVSGAGAVTATETSKVKTKDSGKVAEVLVEQGDVVKKGQTLITFEGDDLSDNLTQEKTSLQSLQSDLEDKQESYKKLAQAGASEDDLSTAKRSIEKAKTDITTQIEKIASVEEDMVPPDALTAPIDGTITVVNIASGEQAMDGSELIDITDYANLSVIVQVDELDIPTVKEGMPATITLDALPDNEFKGTVTDIAEEGVTTNGVSLFDVTVGLTTSESARVGMSAEVSITTAEKKDVLLVPIEAVQERNGTHTVAIPVAAGTATGTTGAPGAATDEGQAPMPSGAPGAAEGGVMPSGAPGAAGGAMSGGTGTGGTGSGTGYGGTRTRGSGTGSGTGYGGTRTRGTGGVMPSGAPGAAGGTASSTGNKDQWAGGSSAQSGGTRGTANQQMVTVEVGIHDESSIEIVSGLSEGDEVIIPTVISTNTGTAATEVQTPGGMGGFGGTGGGFSGGTGGGFSGGTGGGGGFSGGGGR
- a CDS encoding ABC transporter ATP-binding protein, which gives rise to MSASEPLIQVNNMTHGYKMAGETMTVLKDLSFTIDFGEFVAIIGPSGSGKSTLMNMLGCLDISDEGSYLLDGQEVRKLSDNKLAAIRNEKIGFIFQSFNLLPKLSAAENVELPLIYRGLSHRERKQLAHEALVKVGLEDRMHHRPSELSGGQQQRVAIARAMAGSPPILLADEPTGALDTRTGQEVMQMIQELNKQGHTIILITHDLEIANQAKRIIRIQDGNLVEDRRNAR
- a CDS encoding ABC transporter permease, whose product is MKLYQSMRMALKSISSSKVRAFLTMLGIIIGVSSVIILVSVGQGTTSQITEQLNGLGTNQLTVNITGRGATTSLTYKEALALGDIEGVENVAPVITGNVTAKHNTDNVSVSVEGITPSYEDVKDFHVQAGRFLLDIDTEYRQKVALIGSSTAEDLFGTDSPVGQKVQLNGISYKIVGLLETKGSSLNSSNDDKILIPISTAERQLQSKGVRSITVATTTADTVTTVKDKLESLLNVKFNNADNAFTVFDSQEMLETVNSTTDTLSMALAGIAGISLFVGGIGIMNIMIVSVNERTREIGIRKAIGAKKFDILAQFMIESIVLSGLGGFIGVGIGVGGSWLLGKYSPLTVSIAWDMVLISFIFSLLIGVIFGMMPANKAARLRPIHALRNE
- a CDS encoding diguanylate cyclase; the encoded protein is MTGFAEVKITRRLILLFAAISILLVGISVASLLYLNYTINKLSESLYDDVFQNSELILNADRDLYQAAVALHTAMNPNTTEAELKELAQLFDDNNTQIEERVNTAKYNINAIEKPYNVMTQGELQLTELKQELSSFEASFGKWKDTGSTLISSRSQEGWDPASFSAVLTNTQLNDIRSRLDKSEDLIDSYAQEVTTVFHDKKSSLFALYSLLLFLLILVIIYLGRKIIALQGEMQEEQTLYQLIGETMSDYIILTDPNGLIIYASPSHLSILGYIPKKGEPLSNYIREPEISWAKLKSVVQGTPRESELRMRGAEGHWVWLETKVTPITGSRSLAAQFMLVSREITQRKQYEERLHKLAFYDHLTAIPNRAHFKMYMENLISQPEEHQQEIALALLDCDRFKQLNDTLGHLAGDEFLQILSRELQQTVKGAGQAFRIGGDEFAVVIHRFNNPDLLDEVLSRLLQLFSKSWPINNGSSFLTSASIGVALYPQHGRSINELLRAADLAMYRSKKNGGNEANLYDKRMDEEVSDQTIEQN